A stretch of the Macrobrachium nipponense isolate FS-2020 chromosome 23, ASM1510439v2, whole genome shotgun sequence genome encodes the following:
- the LOC135197222 gene encoding uncharacterized protein LOC135197222, translated as MTTFSVNHAEYQATNGYFCYAYDSCSVTLVKDYPWWKADLQKTYFVSALIVKPRDDNVDFKDVEIRFGNSPTISQNPIFSTHTGATPPAGTVLSFEPPNPMEGRYLSFQSTTTTVAISICEVQIIEA; from the coding sequence ATGACGACTTTTTCCGTGAATCACGCTGAATACCAGGCCACCAATGGATATTTCTGCTATGCATACGATTCCTGCAGTGTCACTCTTGTCAAGGATTATCCCTGGTGGAAGGCCGATCTCCAGAAAACCTATTTCGTCTCAGCCCTCATCGTGAAACCAAGAGACGACAACGTGGACTTCAAAGACGTCGAGATACGATTTGGGAATTCGCCTACGATCAGCCAGAACCCAATATTTAGCACCCACACAGGAGCGACACCTCCTGCCGGCACCGTCCTCAGTTTTGAGCCTCCGAATCCCATGGAAGGAAGGTACCTCTCCTTCCAGTCAACTACAACAACTGTCGCTATTTCCATATGCGAGGTGCAGATCATTGAGGCTTAA